A part of Papilio machaon chromosome 21, ilPapMach1.1, whole genome shotgun sequence genomic DNA contains:
- the LOC106709875 gene encoding glucose dehydrogenase [FAD, quinone]: MGLHVLLASTALKTISVTGLWVIPLLLGALTYHNYSSYDPEAKVLDKEPRREYDFIVVGGGSAGAVVANRLTEVKDWNLLLLETGPDENEITDVPSLAGYLQLTKLDWQYKTEPTPYACLGFKNHRCSWPRGKVLGGSSVLNYMIYVRGNRFDFDQWESFGNPGWGYRDVLKYFIKSEDNRNPYLSKSQYHGRGGYLTVQEAPWRTPLVAAFVEAGVEIGYENRDINGAVQTGFMIAQGTIRRGSRCSTAKAFLRPVRTRRNLDISLNSQVTKVLINPITMKAYGVEFVKHGQKRVVFAKKEVILSAGAINSPQLLMLSGIGPKDHLREVGINVLKDLAVGENLQDHVGVGGLTFLVDKPVAIVQNRFQAFPVTMNYVINERGPMTTLGGLEGIAFVNTKYANSSGLWPDIQFHMAPASFSSDNGQIVRKILGLTDELYDTVYKPIANKDAWTIMPLLLRPNTRGYVKLKSSNPFDYPIMNPRYHEDRLDVNRLVEGIKIALKVANASPFKQFGSRLYMKPLPNCKQFKFMSDEYIECQVRTISMTIYHQSGTTKMGPSWDKKAVVDPRLRVYGIHGLRVIDASVMPTIVSGNTNAAVIMIGEKGADMIKQDWLTHNR, encoded by the exons atgggTCTCCATGTGTTATTAGCTTCTACAGCGCTGAAGACGATCAGCGTTACTGGACTGTGGGTGATACCACTGCTGCTTGGAGCACTTACGTATCACAATTATAGTTCATACGACCCTGAAGCTAAAGTACTGGATAAGGAACCAAGGAGAGAATACGATTTCATCGTGGTCGGTGGCGGATCAGCTGGAGCTGTAGTCGCCAATCGACTTACTGAAGTCAAGGACTggaatcttttattattagagaCTG GTCCAGACGAAAATGAGATCACCGACGTGCCATCGCTTGCGGGCTACTTGCAGCTGACGAAACTCGACTGGCAGTACAAGACTGAGCCCACGCCATACGCCTGCCTCGGTTTCAAGAATCATAGGTGCAGTTGGCCACGAGGAAAG GTGCTTGGAGGTTCCAGTGTCCTGAACTACATGATTTACGTGCGCGGGAACCGATTCGACTTCGACCAGTGGGAGTCATTCGGCAATCCCGGATGGGGCTATCGAGATGTActcaaatatttcataaagtcCGAAGATAATAGAAATCCTTATTTATCTAAGAGCCAATATCATGGAAGAGGTGGTTATCTTACTGTACAGGAAGCCCCATGGAGAACGCCTTTGGTAGCTGCATTCGTTGAGGCGGGAGTTGAAATAGGTTACGAGAACAGAGATATCAATGGAGCCGTGCAGACTGGATTTATGATAGCACAGGGAACGATCAGACGCGGTTCCAGATGCAGTACTGCAAAAGCATTTTTAAGACCAGTTCGCACAAGACGAAATCTAGATATATCACTCAATTCTCAAGTTACCAAAGTCTTAATTAACCCAATTACTATGAAAGCATACGGTGTTGAATTTGTAAAACACGGCCAGAAGAGAGTGGTTTTCGCGAAAAAAGAAGTAATATTATCCGCTGGAGCTATAAATAGCCCACAATTACTTATGTTGTCTGGAATAGGTCCTAAGGACCATCTAAGGGAAGTTGgtattaatgttttgaaagATTTAGCGGTTGGTGAAAATTTGCAAGATCACGTTGGAGTTGGAGGGTTAACATTTCTAGTCGATAAACCAGTTGCGATTGTGCAGAATCGTTTCCAAGCATTCCCAGTTACGATGAACTACGTAATTAATGAAAGAGGTCCGATGACAACTTTGGGAGGTTTAGAAGGTATTGCCTTTGTAAATACGAAATACGCTAACAGTTCTGGTCTTTGGCCTGACATACAGTTTCACATGGCGCCTGCGTCTTTCTCATCAGATAACGGGCAAATTGTAAGAAAGATTTTAGGTCTCACAGATGAGTTATACGACACTGTATATAAACCAATTGCCAATAAAGATGCATGGACGATAATGCCACTATTGTTGAGGCCAAACACAAGAGGATACGTTAAGTTGAAGAGTTCCAATCCCTTTGACTATCCGATTATGAATCCTAGATATCATGAAGATAGATTAGACGTTAATCGTTTAGTGgaaggaataaaaatagctttGAAAGTAGCAAACGCGTCACCTTTCAAGCAATTCGGTTCGAGACTTTACATGAAACCTTTACCTAACTGtaagcaatttaaatttatgtcgGATGAATACATTGAGTGTCAAGTGAGAACTATATCAATGACGATATATCATCAATCTGGTACAACCAAAATGGGACCTTCGTGGGATAAGAAAGCTGTAGTGGATCCACGACTACGAGTGTATGGTATTCATGGACTGAGAGTAATTGATGCCAGTGTTATGCCAACTATAGTAAGTGGTAATACAAATGCCGCAGTAATAATGATCGGTGAAAAAGGAGCTGATATGATAAAGCAAGACTGGTTGACTCACAATCGGTGA